One genomic window of Arachis hypogaea cultivar Tifrunner chromosome 8, arahy.Tifrunner.gnm2.J5K5, whole genome shotgun sequence includes the following:
- the LOC112705607 gene encoding S-type anion channel SLAH4 isoform X1, with translation MAAQQGSRCEIELVIERTSTTQQNPRTNMRTIAESSLLMSLNSLLTKFHAGYFRISLSLGGQALLWKTLSSVPTTDDKSNALRRVFHALHPTVFPILWSLALFILILLSLLYILRCLFFFKMVKAEFLHHVGVNYLFTPWISWLLLLESSPFMAPKTVPYLVLWWLFAVPVVMLDVKIYGQWFTKGKRFLSTVANPTSQMSVIGNLVGAQAAAHMGWKESAVCLFSLGMVHYLVLFVTLYQRLSGGDRLPVLLRPVFFLFFAAPGVASLAWESIVGSFDIASKMLFFLSLFLFTSLICRPTLFRRSMRRFNVAWWAYSFPVTMLALASTDYAQEVKGTISHILMLCLLALSFLICLSLTLFTFLNSKMLLPDNDPIANLVIQFPVAD, from the exons ATGGCAGCACAACAAGGTTCTAGATGTGAGATTGAGCTTGTGATAGAGAGAACTAGCACAACCCAACAAAACCCAAGAACCAATATGAGAACAATCGCAGAGAGCTCATTATTAATGTCCCTGAATTCCTTGCTAACAAAATTTCATGCAGGTTATTTCAGGATAAGCCTCTCACTTGGCGGCCAAGCCTTGCTATGGAAGACACTCAGCTCCGTGCCAACCACCGATGACAAGAGCAACGCGCTGCGGCGCGTCTTTCACGCGCTGCACCCCACAGTTTTCCCCATACTCTGGTCTCTGGCTCTCTTTATTCTCATATTACTCTCTCTTCTTTACATCTTAAGGTGCTTGTTTTTCTTTAAGATGGTAAAGGCCGAATTCTTGCACCATGTAGGGGTTAATTATCTATTCACACCATGGATCTCCTGGCTCTTGCTTCTTGAATCGTCACCCTTCATGGCACCCAAAACCGTCCCTTACCTGGTGCTGTGGTGGTTGTTCGCGGTCCCTGTAGTGATGCTTGACGTGAAGATCTATGGACAGTGGTTCACGAAAGGGAAGAGGTTCTTGTCAACGGTGGCGAATCCGACGAGCCAGATGTCGGTGATAGGGAACCTAGTGGGGGCACAGGCAGCGGCGCACATGGGTTGGAAGGAGAGCGCGGTGTGCTTGTTCTCGTTGGGGATGGTGCATTACTTGGTGTTGTTTGTGACGCTCTATCAGAGGCTCTCCGGCGGGGATCGCCTGCCTGTGTTGTTGAGGcctgttttcttcttgttttttgcGGCTCCGGGGGTTGCTAGCTTGGCTTGGGAATCCATTGTTGGATCCTTTGATATTGCTTCCAAGAtgctcttctttctatccctctTTCTCTTCACCTCACTG ATTTGCAGGCCAACACTGTTCAGGAGATCGATGAGGAGGTTCAATGTTGCATGGTGGGCTTACTCGTTTCCGGTTACAATGCTTGCTCTGGCTTCCACGGACTATGCTCAAGAAGTCAAAGGAACCATTTCTCACATTCTCATGCTCTGTCTCTTAGCTCTTTCCTTTCTCATCTGTCTTTCTCTAACTCTCTTCACTTTCCTCAACTCTAAGATGCTTCTTCCTGATAATGATCCCATTGCAAACTTGGTCATTCAATTTCCAGTAGCAGACTAG
- the LOC112705607 gene encoding S-type anion channel SLAH4 isoform X3 has product MTRATRCGASFTRCTPQFSPYSGVNYLFTPWISWLLLLESSPFMAPKTVPYLVLWWLFAVPVVMLDVKIYGQWFTKGKRFLSTVANPTSQMSVIGNLVGAQAAAHMGWKESAVCLFSLGMVHYLVLFVTLYQRLSGGDRLPVLLRPVFFLFFAAPGVASLAWESIVGSFDIASKMLFFLSLFLFTSLICRPTLFRRSMRRFNVAWWAYSFPVTMLALASTDYAQEVKGTISHILMLCLLALSFLICLSLTLFTFLNSKMLLPDNDPIANLVIQFPVAD; this is encoded by the exons ATGACAAGAGCAACGCGCTGCGGCGCGTCTTTCACGCGCTGCACCCCACAGTTTTCCCCATACTCTG GGGTTAATTATCTATTCACACCATGGATCTCCTGGCTCTTGCTTCTTGAATCGTCACCCTTCATGGCACCCAAAACCGTCCCTTACCTGGTGCTGTGGTGGTTGTTCGCGGTCCCTGTAGTGATGCTTGACGTGAAGATCTATGGACAGTGGTTCACGAAAGGGAAGAGGTTCTTGTCAACGGTGGCGAATCCGACGAGCCAGATGTCGGTGATAGGGAACCTAGTGGGGGCACAGGCAGCGGCGCACATGGGTTGGAAGGAGAGCGCGGTGTGCTTGTTCTCGTTGGGGATGGTGCATTACTTGGTGTTGTTTGTGACGCTCTATCAGAGGCTCTCCGGCGGGGATCGCCTGCCTGTGTTGTTGAGGcctgttttcttcttgttttttgcGGCTCCGGGGGTTGCTAGCTTGGCTTGGGAATCCATTGTTGGATCCTTTGATATTGCTTCCAAGAtgctcttctttctatccctctTTCTCTTCACCTCACTG ATTTGCAGGCCAACACTGTTCAGGAGATCGATGAGGAGGTTCAATGTTGCATGGTGGGCTTACTCGTTTCCGGTTACAATGCTTGCTCTGGCTTCCACGGACTATGCTCAAGAAGTCAAAGGAACCATTTCTCACATTCTCATGCTCTGTCTCTTAGCTCTTTCCTTTCTCATCTGTCTTTCTCTAACTCTCTTCACTTTCCTCAACTCTAAGATGCTTCTTCCTGATAATGATCCCATTGCAAACTTGGTCATTCAATTTCCAGTAGCAGACTAG
- the LOC112705607 gene encoding S-type anion channel SLAH1 isoform X2, which translates to MAAQQGSRCEIELVIERTSTTQQNPRTNMRTIAESSLLMSLNSLLTKFHAGYFRISLSLGGQALLWKTLSSVPTTDDKSNALRRVFHALHPTVFPILWSLALFILILLSLLYILRCLFFFKMVKAEFLHHVGVNYLFTPWISWLLLLESSPFMAPKTVPYLVLWWLFAVPVVMLDVKIYGQWFTKGKRFLSTVANPTSQMSVIGNLVGAQAAAHMGWKESAVCLFSLGMVHYLVLFVTLYQRLSGGDRLPVLLRPVFFLFFAAPGVASLAWESIVGSFDIASKMLFFLSLFLFTSLANTVQEIDEEVQCCMVGLLVSGYNACSGFHGLCSRSQRNHFSHSHALSLSSFLSHLSFSNSLHFPQL; encoded by the exons ATGGCAGCACAACAAGGTTCTAGATGTGAGATTGAGCTTGTGATAGAGAGAACTAGCACAACCCAACAAAACCCAAGAACCAATATGAGAACAATCGCAGAGAGCTCATTATTAATGTCCCTGAATTCCTTGCTAACAAAATTTCATGCAGGTTATTTCAGGATAAGCCTCTCACTTGGCGGCCAAGCCTTGCTATGGAAGACACTCAGCTCCGTGCCAACCACCGATGACAAGAGCAACGCGCTGCGGCGCGTCTTTCACGCGCTGCACCCCACAGTTTTCCCCATACTCTGGTCTCTGGCTCTCTTTATTCTCATATTACTCTCTCTTCTTTACATCTTAAGGTGCTTGTTTTTCTTTAAGATGGTAAAGGCCGAATTCTTGCACCATGTAGGGGTTAATTATCTATTCACACCATGGATCTCCTGGCTCTTGCTTCTTGAATCGTCACCCTTCATGGCACCCAAAACCGTCCCTTACCTGGTGCTGTGGTGGTTGTTCGCGGTCCCTGTAGTGATGCTTGACGTGAAGATCTATGGACAGTGGTTCACGAAAGGGAAGAGGTTCTTGTCAACGGTGGCGAATCCGACGAGCCAGATGTCGGTGATAGGGAACCTAGTGGGGGCACAGGCAGCGGCGCACATGGGTTGGAAGGAGAGCGCGGTGTGCTTGTTCTCGTTGGGGATGGTGCATTACTTGGTGTTGTTTGTGACGCTCTATCAGAGGCTCTCCGGCGGGGATCGCCTGCCTGTGTTGTTGAGGcctgttttcttcttgttttttgcGGCTCCGGGGGTTGCTAGCTTGGCTTGGGAATCCATTGTTGGATCCTTTGATATTGCTTCCAAGAtgctcttctttctatccctctTTCTCTTCACCTCACTG GCCAACACTGTTCAGGAGATCGATGAGGAGGTTCAATGTTGCATGGTGGGCTTACTCGTTTCCGGTTACAATGCTTGCTCTGGCTTCCACGGACTATGCTCAAGAAGTCAAAGGAACCATTTCTCACATTCTCATGCTCTGTCTCTTAGCTCTTTCCTTTCTCATCTGTCTTTCTCTAACTCTCTTCACTTTCCTCAACTCTAA